In the genome of Columba livia isolate bColLiv1 breed racing homer chromosome 1, bColLiv1.pat.W.v2, whole genome shotgun sequence, the window tccacGATAACTGAAGGATTCCTTTTACTATAAAGCGTATTTATTCTGATGTATTTTCATACAGGAGACTCTTCATGGTTAAGCATATGATAAGACCATTCAGAATTGGGTCAAATTCAGTAaattttttccactttcagaacattttattttatgcttgGAGGTggaaatataaatgtaaaaaaccTAAAAGATTCATGACATTAGACTAAGCATTAGAAAACGTAGTTGTATTGTTGGCACTTCTTTGAACTCGGCgttttctctgttcctcttcTCGGTAGGGTGGTGACTGGCTCTTTCACCCCACCCTATGTCATTCAGAAACATCACACaacatttttcagtgttgtCAATTGCATTGCATCATGTAGTGAGTGGGATAATTAGGAGGAGTTTTTAACAGCAGGGTCTCCTGCCTTCTTTAAAGTTTCTTTTCTAACTAATGAATTATAATGAAGGTAAACAGTAAAAGCTGTGCCAAAGATTAGAAACTTGGAACTGGTTGCTCTGTGGACTGGGTTCAAAAGAGGCAATAGTAGAAGTACATGTGTTCTGCTGTCTCACAAATAAACAATCTGGTGATGAGATTGTAGGGgcataaaactttttttttgcccagTTGTGCAGTTCTTTTATCCTAGATATGTAGCACTTATACTCCCACAATGATTTTAATGCCACAAATACATGAACAACTGACATATGAAAGAAGTTGGTGTATTTCTGTTGCCGTATTTTTTACTCACCTACAATGATGTTCTGTACTTTCATTTGTACTTTAACATTGTGTAATCTGACACTCTGTATTAATGTAACAAGAGGTTAACAAAAATATAGCATGGGTGCTTGTGCAGTAATGGAACCAAAGAGCATAAGATATGTTATATTGTGATAACTGAATTCtcaagaatgatttttttttttaatttttatttttattggacATTGCTaaccacatttttctgtttcttctctagGCTGTGTCTGGTTTCCAGAGAATCTTGTCTACATTAACTCTTGCAATGTTTCCcaccctttatttttttacattcctTTATTATACGGACCCAGGATCAGTGTTTTTTACTCTCTTTGCCTATTTAATGTGTCTTTATGGTAACCATAAAACTTCAGCTCTCCTTGGATTTTGTGGCTTCCTGTTTCGTCAGACAAATATCGTGTGGACAGTTTTTTGTGCTGGAAATGTTGTTGCAGAGAAGCTAAATGAAGCCTGGAAGACAGAACTacataaaaagaaagatgaaaagatTTGTTCCAGGAAAGGATCATTTTCAGATTTAATCAGAATATTGCAGTTTCTTATTCAGTATCTCATATCACGTAAAAACTTAGTTACGCTTATTGCTTTAACTTGGCCATACATTGTATTAGTAACCATcttctttggttttgtcttcATCAACGGTGGAATTGTTGTTGGTGACAGAAGTAGCCATGAAGCCTGTTtgcactttcctcagctgttctattttctgtcctttactgtctttttttcattccctcATTTATTGACCCCTACTAAAATCAGGAGATTCCTTCTGTCGTTACGAAAGCACCCTGTGCAATACAGCTTAGTAGCTGTCATTTCTTTATTCCTGATCTGGAAATTTACCTACGTTCATAAGTATTTACTAGCAGATAACAGACATTATACATTCTATGTCTGGAGGAAAATCTTCCAAAGACATGAACTTGTAAAATATGTATTAGTTCCAGTCTATATATTTGCTGGCTGGAGTTTTGCTGATACACTAAAATCAAAATCGATCTTCTGGAtcttaatgtattttgtatgtTTATTAGCTGTCACAGTTCCTCAGAAATTGCTAGAATTTCGTTACTTTATTTTGCCATTCTTAATATATAGGCTCAATATTCCATTTCCATCTGTGTATAGACAACTTGTGGAGTTGGCTTTTTATATTGTTGTGAATGCTGTaacttttaatctttttctaaacaaaacGTTTCAATGGCCAAATAGTGATGAAATCCAGAGGTTTATGTGGtgacctttgttttttttaatactttcctACCTTTAGGAAAAcctatttctgtttcagaactGTGGACTCTGGAATGAAGGAATATGTTTTGCATTACGTAAGGACTTTTTTTACCTGGTTGCAACTGGGGAAGTAAGCTGTTTGCTTATATTCTTGCAACTGACTGTGAGATCTGATACGATGTAATGTGAAGATGTTGCATATATTGAATTTACGAGCTCCTGGAATTAACAAATTCAATATGAGGACACCTTTCTGTAATTAATGTGACATAAGGGAGATGTTTACAGTCAGTTTtctttataataaaatattttattacatgcCCTTGAAGGTATGACAGTTTATGTTTCAGAGGTTTCTCTTCAAAAACAGAATGTTTAACTTTTTGTTACCTCTGGGTGCATTTTTACTGCTTGGATCAGGCCACTTCCATCTAGGTTTGCTAGTGGTCAAGGTATGAACCACTActaaatgttttcaaaacctCCTATGTTGCACTGAATTTGCACAATTTTTTTTACCAGTAAATGCTGACATTGTTTTTTCAAAGAGAATGTATGCTCTTAAATCATTGGAGCATtctgaaaaattatatttcaaaCTGATATTTAGAAAATACAATGGAGGCTATGTGCATGTACCTTCTATGGGGAAATAAATGTTAATGTACAACAAAAGGTGAATTGCAGTTGATAATGTGACCTGTTAGAAGGGGAGTAATTGAGGTATATCAGGCTGAAACGTGTTGTTACACAGTGGAATGCAGTCTCACGAATACCCTTTTAAATAATTGGGCTTTCATATCCTGAGGTTCTGTGTTCACAGGTTTGTATTGAAGTAG includes:
- the ALG10 gene encoding dol-P-Glc:Glc(2)Man(9)GlcNAc(2)-PP-Dol alpha-1,2-glucosyltransferase isoform X1; translation: MERAEAYGFSAAMSGAFLLSCLLFAAVNRRQRGPYMDEAFHVPQAQAYCHGRFLQWDPMITTLPGLYLLSVGAVKPAAWLLGWSGSVVCSVGMLRFVNLLFSAGNLYLLYLLLSKIHQKNKAVSGFQRILSTLTLAMFPTLYFFTFLYYTDPGSVFFTLFAYLMCLYGNHKTSALLGFCGFLFRQTNIVWTVFCAGNVVAEKLNEAWKTELHKKKDEKICSRKGSFSDLIRILQFLIQYLISRKNLVTLIALTWPYIVLVTIFFGFVFINGGIVVGDRSSHEACLHFPQLFYFLSFTVFFSFPHLLTPTKIRRFLLSLRKHPVQYSLVAVISLFLIWKFTYVHKYLLADNRHYTFYVWRKIFQRHELVKYVLVPVYIFAGWSFADTLKSKSIFWILMYFVCLLAVTVPQKLLEFRYFILPFLIYRLNIPFPSVYRQLVELAFYIVVNAVTFNLFLNKTFQWPNSDEIQRFMW